A genomic stretch from Mycobacterium malmoense includes:
- a CDS encoding enoyl-CoA hydratase/isomerase family protein, whose product MVDLEIDGGLAVLTIDRPHARNAIGLDTMHQLEKALDAAADAKTLVIKGAGDRAFVSGGDLKELSALRTEEDAAAMAKRMRAVCDQLAGFPAPVIAALNGHAFGGGAEVAVAADIRIAADDIKIGFNQVELEIMPAWGGAERLAALVGKGRALLLAGTGTAVDATEAQRIGLVDLVFPRSSFDEGWRSVATKLARHPATEIKRVIRGVPPDEAIASFARLWVADAHWQAAERVMNRTASPRPAAGGAS is encoded by the coding sequence GGTGCTCACCATCGATCGTCCCCACGCTCGCAATGCCATCGGACTCGACACCATGCATCAGCTGGAGAAGGCGCTCGACGCGGCCGCGGACGCCAAAACCCTTGTCATCAAAGGCGCGGGCGACCGGGCATTCGTCTCCGGCGGCGACCTCAAGGAGCTGAGCGCGCTGCGGACCGAGGAGGATGCCGCCGCGATGGCCAAGCGGATGCGGGCGGTCTGCGATCAGCTTGCCGGCTTCCCGGCCCCGGTGATCGCCGCGCTGAACGGACACGCCTTCGGCGGCGGCGCCGAGGTCGCCGTCGCCGCCGACATCCGGATCGCCGCCGACGACATCAAGATCGGCTTCAATCAGGTCGAGCTGGAAATCATGCCGGCCTGGGGCGGCGCCGAGCGACTGGCCGCCCTCGTCGGGAAGGGCAGGGCGCTTCTGCTGGCGGGTACCGGAACCGCCGTCGACGCCACCGAGGCCCAGCGAATTGGCTTGGTGGATCTGGTGTTTCCCCGGTCATCGTTCGACGAGGGATGGCGATCGGTGGCGACGAAACTGGCCCGCCATCCGGCGACGGAGATAAAGCGCGTAATACGGGGAGTTCCTCCCGACGAGGCGATAGCATCCTTTGCACGGCTGTGGGTTGCCGACGCCCACTGGCAGGCCGCAGAGCGGGTGATGAACCGCACCGCCAGTCCGCGCCCGGCAGCCGGAGGAGCGTCATGA